The following is a genomic window from Calditrichota bacterium.
TCGCCGCGCTAAACCCCAGGATCGCAACCTTAGCGGCGCTGGAGACTATTGTGCAACAGACCGTCATCGTCGGAGTGGCTGCCATCGGCATGACCATGGTGATCGTGTCCGGTGGCATTGACCTCTCGGCCGGCTCGATTATCTCGCTTGGCTCGGTGGTGGTGGCGCTGCTCATGGTCTCGGGAGGTGTGAGCCCATTCCTTGCCGCCCTTGGCGGCGTGTTGGCAGGGATGCTCTGCGGTGCGGTCAACGGCCTGGTCATCACGCGTCTGCGCGTCGTCCCTTTCATTGTCACCCTGGGAACGTTGCTTATTGTGCGGGGGCTCGCCAAAGGGCTCGCGCACAGCATGCCTATCAACGTGGAGCAGACCTGGCTAAGTGAGCTGCTCGCTGTCCTGCCGCCTGAGAGGAAGTGGATGTTGGTGCCCCCTGGGGCGTGGCTCATGGTGGGACTGGCAGTGCTCGTGGCGTGCTTTCTCCGCTACACCCCATTGGGGCGTCGCATTTTTGCCGTGGGTTCCAATGAGCAAGCGGCGCGCCTCTGTGGCGTCGCAGTGGAGAGGGTCAAGACGTTCGTGTACGTGGCAACCGGCGCGTTTTCCGGGTTAGCAGGGGTGATGCTCATGTCCTACCAGGAGCAGGGGGATCCGACTGCCGCGGTTGGGCTCGAGCTCGATGTGATCGCCGCCGTGGTCATTGGCGGGGGCAGCCTCTCTGGCGGTGAGGGGTCGATTCTCGGCACTTTAGTGGGGGCAGTGATTATGACCGTCATCCGCACCGGCTGCCACCTCAACGGATGGCCCACATGGCTGACGCAGGTGGTGACCGGTATCGTGATCGTCGCAGCCGTGGCAGTGGACCGGCTGCGGCACAGGCGATAGTCTCCTACAGTGGCCGACGATGTGCGGGCGCGGCCCGGACTTCGTTCAAGGTGACGATGAGTGACGATGCAGAGCGAAAGGAGGGTTTGTCCATGGCCTACACGTACTCCGAATTGAAACACAAGACGGTGGCAGAGCTGAGAGAGATCGCAAAGACGCTTGAGCACGAGGCAGTGCAGGGTTACACGCAGATGAACAAGGAGCACCTGCTGGTGGCCCTATGCAAGGCGCTCAACATCGACATGCACGAGCACCGAGTTGCGGCCATACCCGAGAAGACGACCCTCAAGATGAAGATTCGCGCGCTCAAGCGGCAACGGGATGAGGCAATCAAAGCGCACAAGCACAAAGAGCTGCAGCAGATCCGGCGGCAGATCAAGAGGTTGAAGAACCGCCTGCGCCGCGCTGCGGCGATGGGCTAATCCCGCGTCGAGGCCTACGCGGGCATTGCGCGGCCTCTTCACCGCAAAGAGGGGGCTAAAGTTCAGCCTGCGCGAGCCATCCTGGGTGCGCGGCCGAAGGCAAACAGGGGTTCATTTGTCTCCCCACGTGGGAGAGGAGGTGTGCCATGTCAACTGTGCGATTGACTGCCGCACTGTCTGTGGTGGTGGCAAGCCTGGCTTCCGCCGGGACGTGCCTCAAACCGGGGGTGTCATCTTCTCAGACAAGCCAGCATGCGGTGCAGTTGGACGCCAACGACGTGTGTACATGGGTCCTCAACAATGGGGCGCTGGGGCGACACCCTCTCACCGGGAACGCCGGCTACGAGTACCCAGCCGGAAGCGGGAAGACAGTGGTGTACGTTTCAGGCTTGTGGATTTCCGGGGTAGTCAACGGCGAGGTGCGAACCGCATGCGCCGACTACAATGT
Proteins encoded in this region:
- a CDS encoding Rho termination factor N-terminal domain-containing protein, translated to MAYTYSELKHKTVAELREIAKTLEHEAVQGYTQMNKEHLLVALCKALNIDMHEHRVAAIPEKTTLKMKIRALKRQRDEAIKAHKHKELQQIRRQIKRLKNRLRRAAAMG
- a CDS encoding ABC transporter permease yields the protein MTTEALQPRAGVHARSGSLLSSLGPFLGLLFVFGLFAALNPRIATLAALETIVQQTVIVGVAAIGMTMVIVSGGIDLSAGSIISLGSVVVALLMVSGGVSPFLAALGGVLAGMLCGAVNGLVITRLRVVPFIVTLGTLLIVRGLAKGLAHSMPINVEQTWLSELLAVLPPERKWMLVPPGAWLMVGLAVLVACFLRYTPLGRRIFAVGSNEQAARLCGVAVERVKTFVYVATGAFSGLAGVMLMSYQEQGDPTAAVGLELDVIAAVVIGGGSLSGGEGSILGTLVGAVIMTVIRTGCHLNGWPTWLTQVVTGIVIVAAVAVDRLRHRR